TAGGGTAAACTCGTACGTGAGTCCCTCGTCTGTGAGCTGGTCAGCAGCCACTGGGTTATCATTGTGTGTGAAGGCGACGGTCGCTCCAGTGATCGAGATGTTTGCCTCGACTCTTACCTTCGTACCGACAGGCAGGTCTAACGTTGGGTTGGTACCCTCAGTTGGCCTCTCCCAAGTGGTGCTGCCAGGTGTCTGATACTGAACCGTAGCATAGCCACCTACACCCTCCTCCTGGACTGAGAGCTGAACTTTCTCTGCGGGTGTAGCACCCTCCTTCTTGACCACGGCTGATAGTGTGAGAGGTCCCGTTACGACGACCTTAATCCCTGGAAACTCTTCACTCTCTGAGGGTGTTGCCACTCCATTAACGAGGAAGTGTTCTAGCTCATACCCCTCGTCTAGGAAAAGATCGACACGAAGCTCTGTCCCTTCGGGGACTTGATCGCCACTATTTACTCTCGTCGAAGATGAGTAGCCACCATACTCTACCTTTAGGTATGCATTCTCTAGCTCCTCGATGGTGACAGCGTAAGACTTAGCTTCAGCCTTCTTCTCGATGACCGCCTCGATGGTTACTGCTGTCACTTCTTTCGGAGCTACATAGTAAGTCAAGAGAGTCTGCATGTCATTAGGTAGTCTCTTCTCGCCATTGATGAGGTAGTGCTTAAATTCATAGCCCTCATTGACAGTTGCCTGGATCGAGATGGGATCTTGCTCCTTGACACGCGTACCAGAGGGTACATCTGCGACGGGATTGACGGTCTTCACTGTGAGCGTACCATTTGCTGGTTGCTCGTAGGTGACGACATAGCCACTCTCTACGAGCACAGCCGAGATGGTTGTAGCCTTTGAGATAGTGATCGTCTTCCTGGCAGGACGAAAGTCCTCCTTAGGCTCTACCTTGTCATTGATGAGCCAGTGGTCTAGCCTATAGCCCTCGTTTGGATTGATCACCATAGTAATCAGACTACCAGTCTCTACTTGGTCACCAGAATTGAGGGCCTCATCATCCGTACTGGTTCCCTTGTATAGGTCGATCGTACCATGCTCGGGCTGCTCGACAGTTATGACACAAGCTGTAGATGCTTTCTGAACTACTCGTGCTGAAACTGTCATATTCGTTGAAACCATCTTTGTTAGACCTTTAGAGGAAGTATTCTCTACTTCCTCTCCATTGAAGATGTAGTGCGTAACTTCATATCCCTCGTCTGCCGTTGCGACAAACATAACCATTGTGTAGGGGGGCACTTTATCCCCACTATGGAGTTCCACCAATTCGCCTTTGTCATAAAAGCCTGTGATGGTGCAGTGCTCTACCTGTTCGAAGGTTACTGTTACCTCCTGCGCTTGCGCCATAAATGGCCAAAGCAGGAATGCACCTAGTAATGATAAGATAGATAACATTCGTTTCATAAGCGTATCTGTTTAAGTGTAAGTGATTGATTTGTCTATTTATAAGGGTTTGTGTCGCTACACAAGGGGGAAAAGGGGGCGAAGCTACGATGCTTAAATCTACCTGCTTCTCCTCAAGGGGCTAAGGTAATGAAAAGTAAAGAGAAAAACAACTGTAGGACAATTTCTGTTTTTGAGGCTGTTCGGAGGGCTAATTTCTATTTGAGGGTGCTGAAGGAAGATTCACCGCTGACAGGAGATAGACAAGGCATCAAAGCCCCGATGTGATTTTGCTTCGAAAAAGTAGCCGCCACGTGGAGATTTGAACCTTCCATGGGAGGCTTGCTTTTCTCGAAAAAGAATGTTAGCTTTGTGGCAACTATAACCCTTAAATGTTTCAAACGATATGACAAGAAAACTACTATCTTCATTACTCCTACTCCTTGCTCTGAGCTACGCACTGGCCGCTCAGCAGACAGGATGTAAGATCACGCAAGAGCCGAAGGCACTACCAGCTGAGGCTTGCAACTTCTCCATCTATGGTACGAGCCCCAATGGGCGTTACATCTACGGCGGTAGCCCTAACTCGACAGCCTTTTGCTACGACACAGAGCGTGACACCACCTCGCTCTTCCTCTCTGAGACGGGTGCTGAGAAGTATATGATCTACGCAGTCTCTGATGCTGGTGAGATCTTTGTTGCTCAGGATGAGGTTGGTGCTTTTATCTACAATATGGCACAAGAGAAGCTACACGAGATCAAGACTCCTGAGAGCAACTGGCCTGACGTAAGACCTGTCTATGTGACTCCTGATGCTAAGTTCCTCGTAGGTTATCTGATGGACCCGACTTATGCTCAAGCAAGCATGACGCTTCCGATCTATGGCACACGGGGTGAGGATGGCTCCTGGACGATCAAGACACTCCCCGTGCTGGACAAAGACTATCTAGGCCTCAAGCCTCACTACACGCAGGCTTTCTTCTGCTCGTCTGATGGTAAGAAGATCCTAGGTCGACAAAATACCCGCAATGGCTCTGACAGACCACTTTTCTGGCAGCTGGATGAGCAGGGGCAGTACCAGTGCTCCACGCCTTGCGACTCATTCCTCTACAATCTAGATGCGCCACTGCCTGGCCCCCAGCCTGAGTGGGAAGACTATGTGACGGCAGACTATGAGAAAGATCCTGACCTATACAACCAGCAAGAAGCTGAGTTCAATAAGGCATACGACGCTTGGCTAGAAGTGTATGACAAGGTGTTTAAGGGTGTCGCTGTTAATCTCGCTTGGCAGATGATGTCTCCTGCAAGTGGGTACTGGATGATATCCATCCAAGAGGAGGTTGGTGAGGGCTATGCGAACATCTCCTATCCAGGTGCATTAAATGTCGCTGATGGTAGCCTTGAGCGGATCAACATCAAAGAGGCTTATGGTCTCGGTGGGGTCGGGCGTACTAATGATGGTGGCTGGATCTGCAATCCCGATGGTAGCCGAAGCCGCTCTGATCGCAGTACCTACGTAGTTTACCTAGATGGAAAGAAGATGACCATGCTGGAGTACCTGAAAAGTTTGACAGGTAAGGATCTGTCTGAGTTCTTTACCTACTCCTACACGCTTGATGATGAGACGGAGCAAAAGAGCATAACAGATATGGGGTCCATCGCGATCTCTGCTGATGGCAAGACCTTGGCCTCTTGTGCGGTAGATATGACGGAGATGCACAGCTGTCGCAATGCGTATCTACGTATTGACAAGCAATTCCTCGCTCAGCCTCTAGGCGTTGCTCCTGTAGAGCTGCAGCCTAACGGACTCTCGATCCGCTGGCAGGGCGATGCACTCCTCTTCTCAGAGCCTGCTACGGGTACGCTCTATCTGTATGACATGGCCGGTCGACTACTAGACAGCTACACGCTGGCAGCTACCTCAAGGCTCTCCCTGACAGACCTAGCTCAGGGCCTCTACATCGGTCAGGTTGTCACGGAGCGTGGCGTTAGCACCATACGATTCATTCGTTAGAAGACGTTTCTGACAAAACGAACCAGTCCCGCAAGGAGTCTACAGCGATGTAGTGCTCCCTGCGGGACTGCTGTCTGCTGACTCGGGTCAGAGAGAGTTCTTTAGACGCTAGAAGTTGACCGAAAAGCCCATGTCCAGGCCTATGCGATGAATTAAGCTGGACCCTGAGTAGATGCCCATCTTGTAGTCAACGCCAGACCGCCATGCCACACGTGGGGAGTAAAAAATATCCACGTGGAGATTTGCCCCCCCCCACGTGGATTTCATGTTTTATAGTCTCATTACTCCGTAGTGAATCTGCGGAGATGAGTCGACAGTCGCTCATTTATTTAGTCTCCTCCTGCTGATCGATGAAGTCGAGGTAGCTACTGAGCGTGCGCTCGGCTTGGCCTACTTGTTGTGGCGTGTAGAACTGCGCATCGACGAGTTCGTCCGGCAGGTACTGCTGCCGTGTGTAGTGCTTGGGATAGTCGTGCGGGTAGCGGTAGTCGACACCGTAGCCGAGGTCGGACATGAGCTTAGTAGGTGCATTGCGCAGATGTAGCGGGACTGGCAGATTGCCCGTCTCACGTACCTTGGCGAGGGCGGCATCGATAGCGAGGTAGGCGGAGTTACTCTTTGGCGAGCCAGCGAGGTAGACGACTGCCTCAGCGAGCGGTATGCGTCCCTCGGGCCATCCGATGAAGTCGACCGCATCGGCAGCAGCCTGCGCTACGACGAGTGCCTGCGGATTGGCCAAACCTATGTCTTCGGCTGCTGAGATGACCACACGACGCGCTATGAAGCGAGGCTCTTCGCCGCCTTCGATGAGGCGAGCCATCCAGTAGAGTGCTGCATCGGGATCGCTGCCTCGTATGCTCTTGATGAATGCGGAGGCGATGTCGTAGTGCAGTTCGCCGTCACGATCGAAGGCGGCGGGCTGCTGGCGCGCTACGCTGGCGATTGTCTCGCCAGTCAACTGTACCGTGGTCTCGTCGGGGTGCTGCTCGAGTGCCATCGAGAGGGTCATCTCGAGGAGGTTGAGTAGCTTGCGGGCATCACCGCCTGCGAGGTGGATGAGTAGCTCACGGTCGGCACCCTCTAGGGTTACTTGGTAGCGAGAGAAGAGCGGATCGGTGGCGAAGACGCGGTCGATGAGTTGCGAGAGGTCGCTATGCTCTAGAGGCTTGAGGACGAAGACTTGACAGCGTGAGAGGAGCGGGCGGATTACTTGAAAGGAGGGGTTCTCCGTCGTAGCTCCGATGAGTGTGACCACGCCCTGCTCGACGGCCGCTAGCAAGGAGTCTTGCTGAGACTTGGAGAAGCGGTGTATCTCGTCGATGAAGAGGATGGGTCGTCCCTGATGCTGTGAGAAGAGACCAGTCTGCGCCTCTTTGGCCTCCTGCAGAGTCTTGCGCACATCTGCTACGCCTGAGCCTACGGCCGAGAGACTGTAGCAGCGGCACTGCATCATCTGCGAGAGAAGCCGTGCTAGGGTTGTCTTGCCGACGCCGGGCGGTCCCCATAGGATCATGGAGGGTATGTGTCCCCGCTCGAGCATAACGCGCAGTGGGGCATTCGCACCGACGAGGTGAGACTGTCCGACATACTCTTCGAGCGTCTTAGGACGCATCCGCTCCGCTAGCGGTATCTGCTCTACTGACATATAGTGCAAATGTACAAAAAGACTAGCCTTTGGCTGTTGGCCTTTGACTGTTGTAGGGGAAAGGTCAGTCCGCGAGGGAGGATAGGTAGCGAGCGATGCCTCGGCGGATGGATATTAGTCCGAAGCGTGACGGATCGATCTCTGCGGGTGTGAGCCAGCAGAGCTGCGCTACGTCGTCCAGAGCTCGTACGGCAGGCATCTCGCTCGGTAGCTGAACCGTGTAGAAGAGATCTAGCGTCGGTACGAGGAAGTCGCTGTAAAGGTAGCTGTTGGGCAGAGAGAAGGCGTAGGCAAACTGCTCCGTGGGGAGTCGTAGTCCGCTCTCTTCGCATAGCTCTCGCTGCGCTGCCTCTTCGCCTGTCTCGTCCTTGTCGACGAAGCCGCCTGGGAGGTCTAGCGTCCCCTTGGCGGGCTCTTTGCCTCGGGTTGCCACGAGTAGCCTGCCCTGCAGATCCCGCACGAGGAGGGCCACCGCGGCACTCGGGTTGTGGTAGTAGGTGAAGCCACAGCACTGACAGTGCTGCGCCTTGACACCATGCGCCTCCAAGCGGTCAGCACCACAGCGCGGACAGTAGTCGAAGGTCTCGCGTTGGCTCATACTTATAGGTTCCGTTCGCGAGCTAGCGAGGCTGCACCCAGTACGGCCGCTTGTCCCTTAGGGAGTGAGCTGAGGAGGATCTGGATAGAGCCTTTGTAGATGTGGAGTAGTGCTTCGTCAAAAGCTTTGCGCACCGGCTGTAGGAGCAGATCACCACACCGTGCTACGCCACCGAAGATGACGAAAGCTTGCGGTGCTGAGAAGCAAGCGAACTGCGCCAAGGCGCGTCCCAATATCTCTCCCGTCTCCTCGAAGACCTGTCGCGCTAATGAGTCGCCCGTCGCTAGAGCTACCTCTGCCACAGTCTTGCTGGTCA
The sequence above is a segment of the Porphyromonas vaginalis genome. Coding sequences within it:
- a CDS encoding replication-associated recombination protein A is translated as MSVEQIPLAERMRPKTLEEYVGQSHLVGANAPLRVMLERGHIPSMILWGPPGVGKTTLARLLSQMMQCRCYSLSAVGSGVADVRKTLQEAKEAQTGLFSQHQGRPILFIDEIHRFSKSQQDSLLAAVEQGVVTLIGATTENPSFQVIRPLLSRCQVFVLKPLEHSDLSQLIDRVFATDPLFSRYQVTLEGADRELLIHLAGGDARKLLNLLEMTLSMALEQHPDETTVQLTGETIASVARQQPAAFDRDGELHYDIASAFIKSIRGSDPDAALYWMARLIEGGEEPRFIARRVVISAAEDIGLANPQALVVAQAAADAVDFIGWPEGRIPLAEAVVYLAGSPKSNSAYLAIDAALAKVRETGNLPVPLHLRNAPTKLMSDLGYGVDYRYPHDYPKHYTRQQYLPDELVDAQFYTPQQVGQAERTLSSYLDFIDQQEETK
- a CDS encoding NUDIX hydrolase — translated: MSQRETFDYCPRCGADRLEAHGVKAQHCQCCGFTYYHNPSAAVALLVRDLQGRLLVATRGKEPAKGTLDLPGGFVDKDETGEEAAQRELCEESGLRLPTEQFAYAFSLPNSYLYSDFLVPTLDLFYTVQLPSEMPAVRALDDVAQLCWLTPAEIDPSRFGLISIRRGIARYLSSLAD
- a CDS encoding T9SS type A sorting domain-containing protein, which gives rise to MTRKLLSSLLLLLALSYALAAQQTGCKITQEPKALPAEACNFSIYGTSPNGRYIYGGSPNSTAFCYDTERDTTSLFLSETGAEKYMIYAVSDAGEIFVAQDEVGAFIYNMAQEKLHEIKTPESNWPDVRPVYVTPDAKFLVGYLMDPTYAQASMTLPIYGTRGEDGSWTIKTLPVLDKDYLGLKPHYTQAFFCSSDGKKILGRQNTRNGSDRPLFWQLDEQGQYQCSTPCDSFLYNLDAPLPGPQPEWEDYVTADYEKDPDLYNQQEAEFNKAYDAWLEVYDKVFKGVAVNLAWQMMSPASGYWMISIQEEVGEGYANISYPGALNVADGSLERINIKEAYGLGGVGRTNDGGWICNPDGSRSRSDRSTYVVYLDGKKMTMLEYLKSLTGKDLSEFFTYSYTLDDETEQKSITDMGSIAISADGKTLASCAVDMTEMHSCRNAYLRIDKQFLAQPLGVAPVELQPNGLSIRWQGDALLFSEPATGTLYLYDMAGRLLDSYTLAATSRLSLTDLAQGLYIGQVVTERGVSTIRFIR
- a CDS encoding InlB B-repeat-containing protein, which gives rise to MKRMLSILSLLGAFLLWPFMAQAQEVTVTFEQVEHCTITGFYDKGELVELHSGDKVPPYTMVMFVATADEGYEVTHYIFNGEEVENTSSKGLTKMVSTNMTVSARVVQKASTACVITVEQPEHGTIDLYKGTSTDDEALNSGDQVETGSLITMVINPNEGYRLDHWLINDKVEPKEDFRPARKTITISKATTISAVLVESGYVVTYEQPANGTLTVKTVNPVADVPSGTRVKEQDPISIQATVNEGYEFKHYLINGEKRLPNDMQTLLTYYVAPKEVTAVTIEAVIEKKAEAKSYAVTIEELENAYLKVEYGGYSSSTRVNSGDQVPEGTELRVDLFLDEGYELEHFLVNGVATPSESEEFPGIKVVVTGPLTLSAVVKKEGATPAEKVQLSVQEEGVGGYATVQYQTPGSTTWERPTEGTNPTLDLPVGTKVRVEANISITGATVAFTHNDNPVAADQLTDEGLTYEFTLEEPANIKVIFTEGAIGFYIYYDCDKHATITGTADGKPFENGDNIAAGAKVVLTVTPEEGYEVKDWLDADYKLIPGSEGKNPYTFTVDGFAMVFAETQKKTTALIKVSSEGPMGCSLETTYVEPKGSGNPLMIFNEKRIPLGSDVTVKAKFTISGDYQVVFTNNGQPVPAEALSEDGFVYTFKADKDADIHAVFSKKAAPAVDYTITLEASKGGAVTAMVDQETIESGAKVPAGTTIKVIATPDEGYEIDEWFVDDETIPTPETGYYYFDLNKDTKVKVTFRLSVAVEQPTQNQLVAYVTNGGTRLEIAGAAEGAEVRLYDYTGQLLLASTEHALDISALPAGSYIVLVGNYTTRIVK